A window of Citrus sinensis cultivar Valencia sweet orange chromosome 7, DVS_A1.0, whole genome shotgun sequence contains these coding sequences:
- the LOC102622999 gene encoding red chlorophyll catabolite reductase, chloroplastic gives MAVNHLCQWQYLRFQLSHPSAPACRYLSPSRSKSSTSSTAKVNCSAAPSSSPMDSHNEGRKKFMEFPYASGPVRQLMVDLVSTVENTLDSQLLPCTLPPDVQYYENQNGTAQASLQIRSGLKSSLIDFILGSWVHSELPTGAALNITSLSAYLNSSTDAPNLLIELIQSSPSSLVLILDLSPRKDLVLHPDYLQTFYESTRLDEYRQMLEKVPEVRPYFSSSLYLRCVISPSAIMVRVDTETETGAGESTRLDYIITNHVHPVAKQVIGIWLNQCACGGRHVGESDKAYLEKRDGLIKNKTIEIDLGSSFPRLFGPQVASRVLGEIQKVFTA, from the exons ATGGCTGTGAACCACTTATGCCAGTGGCAGTATTTACGCTTCCAGCTCTCTCATCCATCGGCTCCGGCTTGCAGATATTTATCTCCTTCGAGATCAAAGTCCTCAACGTCGTCAACCGCCAAAGTCAATTGTTCTGCCGCACCATCGTCATCTCCGATGGACTCGCACAACGAAGGCCGTAAGAAGTTCATGGAATTCCCCTACGCTTCAGGCCCTGTTAGGCAGCTGATGGTTGATCTCGTATCAACGGTGGAGAATACCCTCGATTCGCAGCTACTCCCTTGCACTCTGCCACCAGATGTACAGTATTACGAGAACCAAAATGGCACTGCTCAAGCTTCTCTTCAAATCAGATCCGGGCTCAAGTCCTCACTG ATTGATTTCATACTGGGAAGTTGGGTACACAGTGAGCTACCAACAGGAGCAGCATTGAACATAACAAGCCTTTCAGCATATCTAAACTCTTCCACTGATGCACCAAACTTGCTAATTGAGCTCATCCAGAGTAGCCCTTCTTCTCTAGTCCTCATCCTTGACTTGTCTCCTCGAAAGGATCTTGTCCTCCATCCCGACTATCTTCAAACTTTCTATGAAAGCACACGGTTGGATGAATATAGGCAAATGCTTGAGAAAGTACCTGAAGTTAGACCCTACTTCTCGTCTTCCCTTTACTTAAGATGTGTCATCTCTCCTTCAGCAATTATGGTCCGTGTAGATACTGAAACTGAAACTGGGGCAGGTGAATCAACACGTTTGGACTATATTATAACAAATCATGTGCATCCTGTTGCTAAGCAAGTTATTGGAATCTGGCTAAATCAGTGTGCTTGTGGAGGGAGACATGTAGGGGAGTCAGACAAGGCTTATCTGGAAAAGAGGGATGGGTTGATTAAGAACAAAACTATTGAGATTGATCTCGGCTCAAGCTTTCCGAGATTGTTTGGACCGCAGGTAGCAAGCCGGGTATTAGGCGAGATACAGAAGGTTTTTACTGCCTGA
- the LOC102622704 gene encoding heat shock factor protein HSF24, giving the protein MAQRSVPAPFLMKTYQLVDDPSTDDVISWNESGATFIVWKTADFAKDLLPNYFKHNNFSSFVRQLNTYGFRKIVADKWEFANENFRRGHREFLTEIRRRKTATGQSAQTAGKTKATSPSNSGEDMGSTSTSSPESKNQGSVETAKFADLSDENAKLRRDNETLSSELAQAKKQCDELITFLTEYVKVGPDQINRIMGQGSCGSILDGLVGDTDDDEKKESSGGDLKLFGVWLKGERKKRAREETVVCGGSHEMKKVEFCAPYIKSSKVCN; this is encoded by the exons ATGGCGCAGAGGTCGGTTCCGGCGCCGTTCCTGATGAAGACGTACCAGTTGGTGGATGATCCGAGCACTGATGATGTGATATCGTGGAATGAAAGTGGCGCCACTTTTATTGTCTGGAAAACTGCTGATTTTGCCAAGGATCTGCTGCCTAATTACTTCAAGCACAACAATTTTTCAAGCTTTGTCCGCCAACTCAATACTTAT GGATTTCGGAAAATCGTGGCCGACAAATGGGAATTCGCCAACGAGAACTTCCGTCGAGGACACAGAGAATTCTTGACGGAAATCCGTCGCCGCAAGACAGCAACAGGGCAATCGGCTCAGACGGCGGGGAAAACGAAAGCGACATCGCCATCGAATTCAGGGGAGGACATGGGGTCCACGTCCACGTCATCTCCGGAATCGAAGAACCAGGGATCGGTTGAGACCGCAAAGTTCGCGGACTTATCGGACGAGAATGCGAAATTGAGAAGAGACAACGAGACACTGAGTTCCGAACTGGCGCAGGCGAAGAAACAGTGCGACGAGTTAATTACGTTTCTGACCGAGTACGTCAAGGTGGGGCCCGACCAGATCAATCGCATCATGGGGCAAGGAAGCTGTGGGTCCATCCTCGATGGGTTGGTCGGCGATACTGATGATGacgaaaaaaaagaaagtagcGGTGGAGATTTGAAGCTGTTTGGGGTCTGGTTGAAAGGGGAACGGAAGAAGCGCGCCCGCGAGGAAACTGTCGTATGTGGTGGGTCTCATGAGATGAAGAAAGTTGAGTTTTGCGCGCCGTATATCAAAAGCAGCAAAGTCTGCAACTGA
- the LOC102622403 gene encoding uncharacterized protein LOC102622403, whose product MSHQQNRRLQRQTPATAQPASQGLRKQHSWSPDVYRDEAWLRRKGNFKNKRSKSVTDEDVDELKACIELGFGFDSPAGPDQDAADQRLSDTLPALELYYAVNKHYLSKSTPPSLSTVSDCDTLSPLGSPHTIFGTGENDPQTVKTRLRQWAQVVACSVRQFSSS is encoded by the exons ATGTCCCACCAGCAGAACCGCCGCCTTCAACGGCAAACGCCAGCAACAGCACAGCCAGCGTCGCAGGGGTTACGAAAGCAGCACTCGTGGTCACCTGATGTATACAGAGACGAGGCGTGGCTTAGACGTAAAGGAAACTTTAAAAACAAGAGGAGCAAGAGCGTGACAGACGAGGATGTTGATGAGCTCAAGGCTTGTATTGAGTTAGGGTTTGGGTTCGACTCCCCCGCTGGTCCTGATCAGGACGCCGCTGATCAACGCTTGTCTGATACTCTGCCTGCTTTGGAACTTTATTATGCCGTTAACAAGCATTACCTTTCCAAGTCAACGCCGCCATCTTTATCAACGGTCTCCGATTGTGATACGCTCTCTCCTCTTGGCAGTCCTCACACCATTTTCGGCACcg GTGAGAATGATCCGCAGACGGTGAAGACGAGATTGAGGCAATGGGCACAGGTGGTGGCTTGCTCGGTGCGGCAGTTTTCTTCATCCTGA